Proteins encoded together in one Musa acuminata AAA Group cultivar baxijiao chromosome BXJ3-6, Cavendish_Baxijiao_AAA, whole genome shotgun sequence window:
- the LOC103989910 gene encoding isocitrate dehydrogenase [NADP], chloroplastic/mitochondrial-like isoform X1: MNNGSAAHCARQIVCFVMRRLLSTGAMSSSYPYLSFLPGKNPSSIRLTHQRRLNGVRFSFPTRFVVVGSSVRCLASFSPAERIKVHNPIVEMDGDEMTRVIWRMIKEKLIFPFLELDIKYFDLGLLSRDATDDRVTVESAEATLKHNVAVKCATITPDEARVKEFKLKSMWRSPNGTIRNILNGTVFREPILCRNVPRIVAGWKKPTCIGRHAFGDQYCATDMIVKGPGKLKMVFVPADKGPPVEQDVYEFKGSGIALSMYNVDESILAFAESSMSMAFAKKWPLYLSTKNTILKKYDGRFKDIFQEVYEEKWKSKFEEQSIWYEHRLIDDMVAYALKSSGGYVWACKNYDGDVQSNFLAQGFGSLGLMTSVLSVQRILLEHRGVC, encoded by the exons ATGAACAATGGATCCGCCGCGCACTGCGctcgccaaattgtttgctttgtCATGCGGCGGCTCCTCTCCACCGGGGCCATGTCTTCCTCTTACCCTTATTTGTCGTTCCTACCAGGTAAAAACCCTAGCTCGATCCGCCTCACGCATCAGCGGCGACTCAATGGTGTTCGTTTCTCTTTTCCCACCCGCTTCGTCGTCGTCGGTTCTTccgtacgctgccttgcctcctTCTCACCGGCCGAGCGAATCAAAGTCCACAACCCCATCGTTGAGATGGATG GCGATGAGATGACGAGGGTCATCTGGAGGATGATAAAAGAAAAG CTAATTTTTCCATTTCTCGAATTGGACATCAAGTACTTCGATCTGGGCCTCTTGAGTCGTGATGCCACCGACGATCGGGTAACCGTTGAAAGTGCCGAGGCAACTCTCAA GCACAATGTTGCTGTGAAATGTGCAACAATTACACCTG ATGAAGCTAGAGTTAAAGAGTTTAAGCTCAAATCTATGTGGAGAAGCCCAAATGGAAcaataagaaatattttaaatg GAACTGTTTTTCGTGAGCCTATTCTTTGCCGCAATGTGCCACGCATTGTTGCTG GTTGGAAGAAACCTACATGTATTGGTAGACATGCATTTGGAGATCAGTATTGCGCTACTGACATGATTGTTAAAGGTCCTGGAAAGCTTAAAATGGTTTTTG TCCCTGCAGATAAAGGTCCACCTGTGGAGCAAGATGTTTATGAGTTTAAAGGCTCTGGTATTGCATTATCTATGTATAATGTAGATGAG TCCATTCTGGCTTTTGCTGAGTCATCAATGTCCATGGCATTTGCAAAAAAGTGGCCACTTTACTTAAGCACCAAAAATACCATATTGAAGAAATACGATGGCAG GTTTAAGGACATTTTTCAGGAGGTTTATGAAGAAAAATGGAAGTCAAAGTTCGAAGAACAATCAATATG GTATGAGCATAGGCTGATTGATGACATGGTAGCTTATGCATTGAAAAGCAGTGGTGGTTATGTGTGGGCCTGCAAAAATTATGATGGAGATGTCCAGAGCAATTTCCTCGCCCAAG GATTTGGTTCATTGGGCTTGATGACGTCTGTATTG AGTGTCCAGAGAATTCTACTTGAACACCGAGGAGTTTGTTGA
- the LOC103989910 gene encoding isocitrate dehydrogenase [NADP], chloroplastic/mitochondrial-like isoform X3 codes for MNNGSAAHCARQIVCFVMRRLLSTGAMSSSYPYLSFLPGKNPSSIRLTHQRRLNGVRFSFPTRFVVVGSSVRCLASFSPAERIKVHNPIVEMDGDEMTRVIWRMIKEKLIFPFLELDIKYFDLGLLSRDATDDRVTVESAEATLKHNVAVKCATITPDEARVKEFKLKSMWRSPNGTIRNILNGTVFREPILCRNVPRIVAGWKKPTCIGRHAFGDQYCATDMIVKGPGKLKMVFVPADKGPPVEQDVYEFKGSGIALSMYNVDESILAFAESSMSMAFAKKWPLYLSTKNTILKKYDGRFKDIFQEVYEEKWKSKFEEQSIWYEHRLIDDMVAYALKSSGGYVWACKNYDGDVQSNFLAQECPENST; via the exons ATGAACAATGGATCCGCCGCGCACTGCGctcgccaaattgtttgctttgtCATGCGGCGGCTCCTCTCCACCGGGGCCATGTCTTCCTCTTACCCTTATTTGTCGTTCCTACCAGGTAAAAACCCTAGCTCGATCCGCCTCACGCATCAGCGGCGACTCAATGGTGTTCGTTTCTCTTTTCCCACCCGCTTCGTCGTCGTCGGTTCTTccgtacgctgccttgcctcctTCTCACCGGCCGAGCGAATCAAAGTCCACAACCCCATCGTTGAGATGGATG GCGATGAGATGACGAGGGTCATCTGGAGGATGATAAAAGAAAAG CTAATTTTTCCATTTCTCGAATTGGACATCAAGTACTTCGATCTGGGCCTCTTGAGTCGTGATGCCACCGACGATCGGGTAACCGTTGAAAGTGCCGAGGCAACTCTCAA GCACAATGTTGCTGTGAAATGTGCAACAATTACACCTG ATGAAGCTAGAGTTAAAGAGTTTAAGCTCAAATCTATGTGGAGAAGCCCAAATGGAAcaataagaaatattttaaatg GAACTGTTTTTCGTGAGCCTATTCTTTGCCGCAATGTGCCACGCATTGTTGCTG GTTGGAAGAAACCTACATGTATTGGTAGACATGCATTTGGAGATCAGTATTGCGCTACTGACATGATTGTTAAAGGTCCTGGAAAGCTTAAAATGGTTTTTG TCCCTGCAGATAAAGGTCCACCTGTGGAGCAAGATGTTTATGAGTTTAAAGGCTCTGGTATTGCATTATCTATGTATAATGTAGATGAG TCCATTCTGGCTTTTGCTGAGTCATCAATGTCCATGGCATTTGCAAAAAAGTGGCCACTTTACTTAAGCACCAAAAATACCATATTGAAGAAATACGATGGCAG GTTTAAGGACATTTTTCAGGAGGTTTATGAAGAAAAATGGAAGTCAAAGTTCGAAGAACAATCAATATG GTATGAGCATAGGCTGATTGATGACATGGTAGCTTATGCATTGAAAAGCAGTGGTGGTTATGTGTGGGCCTGCAAAAATTATGATGGAGATGTCCAGAGCAATTTCCTCGCCCAAG AGTGTCCAGAGAATTCTACTTGA
- the LOC103989910 gene encoding isocitrate dehydrogenase [NADP], chloroplastic/mitochondrial-like isoform X2, whose amino-acid sequence MNNGSAAHCARQIVCFVMRRLLSTGAMSSSYPYLSFLPGKNPSSIRLTHQRRLNGVRFSFPTRFVVVGSSVRCLASFSPAERIKVHNPIVEMDGDEMTRVIWRMIKEKLIFPFLELDIKYFDLGLLSRDATDDRVTVESAEATLKHNVAVKCATITPDEARVKEFKLKSMWRSPNGTIRNILNGTVFREPILCRNVPRIVAGWKKPTCIGRHAFGDQYCATDMIVKGPGKLKMVFVPADKGPPVEQDVYEFKGSGIALSMYNVDESILAFAESSMSMAFAKKWPLYLSTKNTILKKYDGRFKDIFQEVYEEKWKSKFEEQSIWYEHRLIDDMVAYALKSSGGYVWACKNYDGDVQSNFLAQGFGSLGLMTSVLGRA is encoded by the exons ATGAACAATGGATCCGCCGCGCACTGCGctcgccaaattgtttgctttgtCATGCGGCGGCTCCTCTCCACCGGGGCCATGTCTTCCTCTTACCCTTATTTGTCGTTCCTACCAGGTAAAAACCCTAGCTCGATCCGCCTCACGCATCAGCGGCGACTCAATGGTGTTCGTTTCTCTTTTCCCACCCGCTTCGTCGTCGTCGGTTCTTccgtacgctgccttgcctcctTCTCACCGGCCGAGCGAATCAAAGTCCACAACCCCATCGTTGAGATGGATG GCGATGAGATGACGAGGGTCATCTGGAGGATGATAAAAGAAAAG CTAATTTTTCCATTTCTCGAATTGGACATCAAGTACTTCGATCTGGGCCTCTTGAGTCGTGATGCCACCGACGATCGGGTAACCGTTGAAAGTGCCGAGGCAACTCTCAA GCACAATGTTGCTGTGAAATGTGCAACAATTACACCTG ATGAAGCTAGAGTTAAAGAGTTTAAGCTCAAATCTATGTGGAGAAGCCCAAATGGAAcaataagaaatattttaaatg GAACTGTTTTTCGTGAGCCTATTCTTTGCCGCAATGTGCCACGCATTGTTGCTG GTTGGAAGAAACCTACATGTATTGGTAGACATGCATTTGGAGATCAGTATTGCGCTACTGACATGATTGTTAAAGGTCCTGGAAAGCTTAAAATGGTTTTTG TCCCTGCAGATAAAGGTCCACCTGTGGAGCAAGATGTTTATGAGTTTAAAGGCTCTGGTATTGCATTATCTATGTATAATGTAGATGAG TCCATTCTGGCTTTTGCTGAGTCATCAATGTCCATGGCATTTGCAAAAAAGTGGCCACTTTACTTAAGCACCAAAAATACCATATTGAAGAAATACGATGGCAG GTTTAAGGACATTTTTCAGGAGGTTTATGAAGAAAAATGGAAGTCAAAGTTCGAAGAACAATCAATATG GTATGAGCATAGGCTGATTGATGACATGGTAGCTTATGCATTGAAAAGCAGTGGTGGTTATGTGTGGGCCTGCAAAAATTATGATGGAGATGTCCAGAGCAATTTCCTCGCCCAAG GATTTGGTTCATTGGGCTTGATGACGTCTGTATTG GGCAGAGCTTGA